A genomic window from Peromyscus maniculatus bairdii isolate BWxNUB_F1_BW_parent chromosome 1, HU_Pman_BW_mat_3.1, whole genome shotgun sequence includes:
- the LOC143274343 gene encoding uncharacterized protein C2orf78 homolog, with protein MGTVVKMETTLGLTAAGQTLCLLQSPDLCNACTQDVQMSPPVHGDWSLTGPSDSPSEFLPLPPAPILEQTDNNDLDLMTDDLSTPLNAYQGIKENQDPSLLPLAHANMQQALNYTDLGSVKQKLSPDNSTLGSSSLGQDEPGVLQSVMGSSMDFADMTTLVADIHLPRLFNSITDRNPFQDPTATQSKDIIRDQVQESSSNISVPVDQGRKNGQEASEMLDGSPQARIQLQDLGKEEEAVGSAGSSEGAIDNMPKNLEGKVLKAKPSMPSRARAQWQDRTKRSRENNCKKTEELK; from the exons ATGGGGACAG TGGTGAAAATGGAGACAACGCTGGGATTGACAGCTGCAGGACAGACACTCTGTCTGTTGCAGAGTCCAGACCTCTGCAATGCCTGCACGCAAGATGTCCAGATGTCACCACCTGTCCATGGGGACTGGTCATTAACTGGCCCCAgcgacagtccttcagaattcctgcccttgcctcctgctCCAATCTTGGAACAAACAGACAATAACGACTTGGATTTGATGACAGATGATCTATCAACTCCTCTGAATGCCTACCAgggcataaaagaaaaccaagacccaTCACTTCTCCCTTTAGCACATGCCAACATGCAGCAGGCCCTGAACTATACTGATTTAGGGAGCGTAAaacagaagctttctcctgaCAATTCCACCttgggaagcagcagccttggtcaggatgagcctggggTGCTGCAGAGTGTGATGGgctccagcatggactttgcagacatgactacactGGTGGCAGATATTCACCTTCCCCGACTCTTCAACTCAATCACTGATAGGAACCCATTCCAAGATCCCACAGCAACCCAATCCAAAGACATCATCAGGGATCAGGTCCAGGAAAGCTCCAGCAACATCAGTGTACCCGTGGACCAAGGGAGAAAGAATGGCCAGGAAGCCTCTGAGATGCTAGATGGGTCTCCTCAGGCCAGAATCCAGCTCCAGGAcctggggaaggaagaagaggctgtGGGCAGTGCTGGGTCCAGTGAAGGGGCTATTGACAACATGCCTAAGAACTTGGAGGGCAAAGTCCTAAAAGCCAAACCCAGCATGCCCAGCAGAGCAAGGGCTCAGTGGCAAGACAGGACCAAGAGATCCAGAGAAAACAACTGCAAGAAAACAGAGGAGCTCAAGTAG